TAATATTTTATTAGGAGAAACGATCGCACCGTCCATCCCTACCTGCATCGCCTCATGGAGAAACACCGAGTTTAACACCTGACGGGCGGCAGGATTCAAACCAAAGGAGATATTAGAAACCCCCAACATAAAATGACATTCGGGGAAATCTGCATGGATGCGCCTGATAGATTCGATAGTCGCCTTACCATTTTCCCTGTCTTCCTCAATCCCAGTGGAAATGGGCAAAGCAAGGGTATCAAAAAAGATTTCATGGGCAGGAATACCAAACTTCAGCGCATCATTATAAGCACGTTTAGCAATCTCATATTTTTTGTCCGCCGTGCGCGCCATACCATCCTCATCGATAGTACCAATTACCACCCCAGCACCATATTGTTTCGCCAATTCCAACACCTTAAAAAATCTTTCCTCTCCATCTTCATAGTTAGTAGAGTTGAGGATACATTTACCCCCCACCACCTTTAATCCTGCCTCCATTTTTTGCCATTCCGTGGAGTCTAACATGAGGGGGAGGGTGATATTATTCACCAGACGAGAAGCCAATTCGTGCATATCTTTTTCCCCATCCCGCCCCACATAATCCACGTTAACATCAAGGATGTGGGCGCCTTCTTTTACCTGACTTTTGGCAAGGGATACCAAACCATCCCAATCTTCAGCGTTGAGCATATCACGGCATTTTTTCGAGCCACTGGCGTTGAGTCTTTCACCCACAATTAAGAAAGAATTATCTTGATGGTAGGGTTGAGTGCCATAAATAGAAGCGGCGGAAGGCTCATAATTATAATGACGCTCTTTGGGTTTGAGGGTACTGGCAATTTCTGCCAAGGCTTTGATATGATCAGGACGAGTACCACAACAACCGCCGATAATTTGTACTCCCAAATCTTCGATAAAGTGCATCAAGTGCATTTTTAACTCAATGGGAGATAGTCTGTAGTGCGCTTGTCCTCCTACATTTTCAGGTAAACCTGCATTGGGTACACAGGAAACTACGAAGGGGGAATTTTCGCTTAAATACTTGATGTGGGGTTTCATCAAATCAGGGCCTGTGGCACAGTTTAAGCCTAATACATCAATAGGATAAGGCTCAAGAATAGCAAGGGCTGCACTGATTTCTGTACCTACTAACATAGTACCCATGGTTTCCATGGTGACGGATACCATCAGGGGGAGTCTTTCTCCTTTTTCTTTGAATACTTCTTCGATGGCGTTGAGGGCGGCTTTAATTTGTAGTACGTCTTGACAGGTTTCCACTAACAGTAAGTCGGCACCACCATCGTATAACCCTTGAACTTGGGTGACGTAGGCATCTTTTAGGGTATCATAGTCGATGTGTCCGAGGGTGGGTAGTTTTGTACCTGGGCCAATGCTTCCTGCCACGAAACGGGGTTTTTCGGGGGTGGAATATTCTTGGGCTACTCTTTTGGCTAACTCAGTGGCGGTTTTATTAAGATAGTAGGAGCGATCGGCAAGATCATATTCTGCTAAGACTAGGGGTGTACCCCCAAAGGTGTCGGTTTCAATAACATCGGCGCCTGCTTCTAAAAAGCCCCTATGGACGATTTCCACTGCTTCGGGTTTGGTATGGACTAAATATTCGTTACATCCTTCATATTCTGCCCCGCCAAAGTCTTCGGCGCTCAAGTTTTGTACTTGTAGGTTTGTACCCATGGCACCATCTAATACTAGCACGGGGCGATCTTTGCTATGGAGTCTTTCTAAGAATAGGCTTTTCATGGAGTAGTTATTTATATATGATTGCTTCTATAAGGTATGTATATTAACTACTTTAGCTTATTTGAGGGCGATGATAAGTTAAAATGAGTATTTCTTATCTCTTTAATTTTTAAATACTTTGACGAGAAATTAAAATATAATTTTGACTGGAATCTGGATAGGGAAAAACGGAATATAGGCAAACACGTTATGAATTTTCATAAAGCCTCCAGTATTTTTCGAGATTCTTCCCAATTATCAATTTATGATGAAGATCGATGGATTACTCCAGAAACGGGATGGCTATTATTTCCATCAAAACTTAATACAATATTAAACTATTTTTAACTCTTTCTTAATTGACATCATCTCTTCTTATTTTAAAATTTACAAGTCTATGATTTATGAAGATAATTAAATTTTTATTGAAGTTGAATGAATAATTTAAAGCTAGGAAGACGTAATTTTTTGTGGGGATTAACGGGGTTATATGCCAGTCTCTTGATACCTCATCATCCTTCAAAAAACATTCTTAGGGGGGAGGGAGAAATATATTCCGAGTTATTTTTAAGGTCTTGGTTTGAAAAATACGGGAGCAATAATTTTCCTCTGAAATTAGATTATCGTTTAAATTATAATATTGATACTATTCTTCATAATTTGGAAAAAGGTTCCATTGATTTTGCTACTACTAATTTACCATTTTCTGATCAAAAAGTAGCTCATCTGAAGGATAAAAATATTAAAATATTATTTATTGGTTTAGGGGCGATCGCCCTTATATATAATAACAAAGAGATAGAAAATTTATCATTAACGCAACAACAAATAATAGATATATTTTCAGGAAAAATTAAAAATTGGCAAGAGTTAGGAGGAAAAACATATAAACCTATTCAAGTAATATATCAAGCCAATAAAAGCGGAACTAATAATTATTTTAACTCCTATCTAAATAATTTTGAAAGTTTGCACAATATAAGAAAAATAACTGGTATTAGTGCAAGGGGTAACGGTGCGATCGCATCTACGGTTAAACAAATAGATGGAGCAATTAGTTATATAGAATATAGCTTTATCCCAGACGATGATCTTTTGCAAGTTGCCAAATTACAAAATAAAGTAGGTAATTTTACGACCCCAAAATTAAGGGATAATTTTACAACAAAGCTAAAGGAAATTAGCCGCACACAAAATATACAACCAGATTATCCTCTATTAACACTTAATAAACTTTTAATCAATAAAGATAACCTTAATAAAGAACAAAAAAACACCTTAGAATATTTTATATCCTCAGCCACCAAGCAAAACAATCAGGGATAAAAAAGTTTCAACTAAACATTATTGATAAGCTAGTTTTAATTATTTTTTACCCCTAAACCTAAAAAAATATTTATTTTCTACCACAAAAATAGACCGATGGAGTGATTAAAACACCTCATCTAACTTAACTCCAATGGTTGAAATATCCACAAATACCGAACCTGTCTTCATTTGTTGCAAACGACTATTTGCCTTATCATAAAGTGTACTAGGCAAATCAACCTGTCCTGCTTCCCTAGTTAATTGAGCATTTTCTTCACTTAAGTAGAAATCAACAAAAGCCCTCACCTCTGGACGTTCCAAAGAAGCCTTTTTAACATAAATAAACAATGGACGGGCAAGAGGTTGATAAATACCTGCCTCAACGTTTTGTAAACTAGGCTCAATACAACCGTCACCACCATCATTAGGATCTTCATTATCCAGAGAAACCGCCCTCAAAGAGCCCAAATTCTCCTCAAGATAAGATAAACCAAAATACCCCAATCCACCAATATCATTACTCACCCCCTGCACAATTACGTTGTCATCCTCACTAGCCGTAATATCTCCTCGGCTCAAACCTTCCTCACCATTAATCGCCTCAGTAAAATAATCAAAAGTACCAGAATCAGTACCCGGAGCATACAAACTTAAAGGTACATCAGGAAAACCTGCCCTAACCTGATTCCAATTATTAATTACCCCCTGAGATTCAGGACTCCAAATGGTCTGTAATTCACGGGCAGTCAAACAAGTAGCCCAATCATTTTCCCTATTAATCACCACCGAAAGAGCATCAAAAGCCACAGGTAACTCGATAAATTCAATGCC
The sequence above is a segment of the Cyanobacterium stanieri PCC 7202 genome. Coding sequences within it:
- a CDS encoding hypothetical protein (COGs: COG0226 ABC-type phosphate transport system periplasmic component~KEGG: gvi:glr0445 phosphate ABC transporter periplasmic phosphate-binding protein~SPTR: Phosphate ABC transporter periplasmic phosphate-binding protein); protein product: MNNLKLGRRNFLWGLTGLYASLLIPHHPSKNILRGEGEIYSELFLRSWFEKYGSNNFPLKLDYRLNYNIDTILHNLEKGSIDFATTNLPFSDQKVAHLKDKNIKILFIGLGAIALIYNNKEIENLSLTQQQIIDIFSGKIKNWQELGGKTYKPIQVIYQANKSGTNNYFNSYLNNFESLHNIRKITGISARGNGAIASTVKQIDGAISYIEYSFIPDDDLLQVAKLQNKVGNFTTPKLRDNFTTKLKEISRTQNIQPDYPLLTLNKLLINKDNLNKEQKNTLEYFISSATKQNNQG
- a CDS encoding phosphate ABC transporter substrate-binding protein, PhoT family (TIGRFAM: phosphate binding protein~COGs: COG0226 ABC-type phosphate transport system periplasmic component~InterPro IPR011862:IPR006059~KEGG: syp:SYNPCC7002_A2284 phosphate transport system substrate-binding protein~PFAM: extracellular solute-binding protein family 1~SPTR: Phosphate transport system substrate-binding protein;~TIGRFAM: phosphate binding protein): MNKKKIWTSTLTTSLVVATGLIGCANQSAMTSNSDLTGDIVIDGSSTVYPITEVMSEEFERDNPNVRIAIGISGSGGGLSKFCAGETDISNASRPIRASEIEQCEQNGIEFIELPVAFDALSVVINRENDWATCLTARELQTIWSPESQGVINNWNQVRAGFPDVPLSLYAPGTDSGTFDYFTEAINGEEGLSRGDITASEDDNVIVQGVSNDIGGLGYFGLSYLEENLGSLRAVSLDNEDPNDGGDGCIEPSLQNVEAGIYQPLARPLFIYVKKASLERPEVRAFVDFYLSEENAQLTREAGQVDLPSTLYDKANSRLQQMKTGSVFVDISTIGVKLDEVF